In Opitutus sp., one genomic interval encodes:
- a CDS encoding family 16 glycosylhydrolase: MKTILLAALWTICFFSTSRGFAQEPPSAVVPEEPAEAAFVLSRREEAPAFPASQKRTLKPGFSSVGTWTASGTFKTPLGNSRWSNQAGIARWNPLLTTPGLYRVSAYKIVSGKKDDPEIAFTINHSGKKSSASLDSTQGASEWVVLGEYDFSADRDEFVEYVPSGSAQGNIYTRISDVRFDRIDASGKIEDSLIVTVEPWLPRYLNVAGIKEHPARQEITTLVRKGFATLLPDGTFAPDEPISSSDFLAWAMATASDEKPSTQDKTLAKAKELGIPQAEELLKSNGITGKQAAKLLAQIAQAKGRSLAARHGAPATASEVEICESIGILPKAPPQNQGFWSRLKMRLGFVGEAAEKNLTRAEAAVALRRFLHLVLAPNPPPGGDWQLVFEDRFDKPAVDESVWTIDNSVRVPNRLGRWRENVEVKDGHIRLLNKVESRNGCVWSSGNLQTKGEWQYGYFEASYRYARAVGINNAFWGFSKNSDNPQVELNPNEGWYPDIINAHFYIHHKKDRKVTHLTNGTADGTLLGYRAGENLADDFHVYGMEWNEKELIFYFDGREIRRLPNIDCHRPIAVWFSTYIGDWCGGKATRAVDGTAMEVDWVRVWQKKPERR; the protein is encoded by the coding sequence ATGAAAACCATTCTTCTGGCCGCGCTTTGGACCATCTGCTTCTTTTCAACGTCCCGGGGGTTTGCGCAGGAACCCCCGTCGGCCGTGGTGCCGGAAGAACCGGCGGAAGCGGCGTTTGTTTTATCACGCCGTGAGGAGGCGCCAGCCTTTCCCGCGAGCCAGAAACGCACCCTCAAACCCGGCTTTAGCAGCGTGGGCACGTGGACCGCGTCCGGCACATTCAAAACCCCGCTTGGCAATTCGCGCTGGAGCAACCAAGCGGGCATCGCCCGATGGAATCCCTTGCTGACCACCCCGGGCCTCTACCGCGTGTCGGCCTACAAGATCGTCAGTGGTAAAAAAGACGATCCCGAGATTGCTTTCACGATCAACCACTCCGGCAAGAAATCATCCGCTTCGCTGGACTCGACGCAGGGTGCCAGCGAATGGGTTGTTCTCGGAGAATACGACTTCTCGGCCGACCGGGATGAATTCGTCGAGTATGTGCCCTCCGGCAGCGCGCAGGGAAACATCTACACCCGCATTTCCGATGTGCGCTTCGACAGGATCGATGCCTCGGGAAAAATTGAGGACTCGTTGATCGTCACGGTGGAACCCTGGTTGCCGCGTTATCTGAATGTGGCAGGCATCAAGGAACATCCTGCTCGCCAGGAGATCACCACCCTGGTGCGCAAGGGATTTGCCACGCTTCTGCCGGATGGCACATTCGCGCCGGATGAGCCGATCAGCTCCAGCGATTTCCTCGCATGGGCGATGGCCACAGCGTCTGACGAGAAGCCAAGCACTCAAGACAAAACGCTCGCCAAGGCCAAGGAACTGGGAATTCCACAGGCCGAGGAGTTACTGAAAAGCAATGGCATCACCGGCAAACAGGCCGCCAAACTTCTGGCGCAAATCGCGCAGGCCAAGGGCCGGTCATTGGCGGCACGTCACGGCGCGCCTGCGACTGCCTCCGAGGTTGAGATATGCGAGTCAATAGGCATCCTACCAAAAGCCCCTCCGCAGAATCAGGGCTTTTGGAGCCGCTTGAAAATGCGTCTGGGATTCGTCGGCGAGGCTGCCGAAAAGAATCTCACCCGCGCCGAGGCGGCGGTCGCGCTGCGCCGGTTCCTCCATCTTGTGCTGGCACCCAATCCCCCGCCCGGTGGCGATTGGCAATTGGTGTTTGAGGATCGCTTCGACAAGCCTGCGGTGGACGAATCGGTCTGGACGATCGACAACTCCGTGCGCGTGCCCAACCGCCTCGGCCGCTGGCGGGAAAATGTGGAGGTCAAGGACGGTCATATTCGCCTGCTCAACAAGGTGGAATCCCGCAATGGCTGCGTCTGGTCGAGCGGCAACCTCCAGACGAAAGGCGAATGGCAATACGGTTACTTCGAGGCCTCGTATCGCTACGCCCGCGCTGTCGGCATCAACAATGCCTTCTGGGGTTTTTCCAAAAACAGTGACAACCCCCAGGTGGAGCTCAATCCCAACGAAGGATGGTATCCAGACATCATCAACGCGCACTTTTACATCCACCACAAGAAGGATAGAAAAGTCACGCACCTCACCAATGGCACTGCGGACGGAACGCTCCTCGGTTACCGCGCAGGGGAGAATCTGGCCGATGACTTCCATGTGTATGGCATGGAGTGGAACGAGAAGGAACTCATCTTCTACTTTGACGGGCGCGAGATTCGCCGC